The Arthrobacter zhaoxinii sequence ATTCCGGCCTGCTCCAGCACACCTGCATACTGCTCCCACCGCTTTTCCCGGTGCAGATCCGGGATATGCACCAGGGTCCGTTCATGGATTGCGGTGAGGCAGGGGCCCTCGGTGAAGTCATACTGCAGGTCGTCCAGGGAGCCGGAGGGCGCGCCGCTGAAAGCCGCGCGGACGGGTTTGTGGTCCCGGGTGATGGTCATGGCGCATTCGACGGGACTCGCAGGGATGGAGAACGCCTTGGCGGTCAGCGCCGCAAGTTCGTGGAGGAACTCCTGCACCGTGACGCTGGAAAGAGTCAGGTCCTGCAGCCGCTCCACGAGGAAGAGGTCCAGGTCATCTGCCGTACTCTTCCGGTCTTCCGCCGACCGGCCCGGGCGGGTTTCCCATGGAGCTGTTGCGTCTTGTGCACTTGCTCCGGTTTCAGCCATCCCTACTTTCTACACCATTTGGCAATGGTCAGTAGGCTTGCCGTTTCTGTATTCCCACGGGCGTTAGTTGCCCGCATTTTCGCGGGACGTGATGGCGAAGCTCTGGGACTGCAGCTCGGTGAAATTCCCGACGCTGGCGCGGACCGTGCACTGCGGTGAGATCTGCAGTGCAGTGACCGTGAGCCCCGTACCGTCCACCGCGAGTGCTCCGCCGCACCCGTCGGAGAACCGCAGGCCCTCCTCGCCGCCTGTCACAGCTGTCAGCATCTGTGACGGCTGGCCGGTGGCGGGACTGACATAGAGCGGGTTTAGATCGTCGGCGCCGCTGGCCCACACCGGAACCAGGGTGATGGTCAACGGGCTGGGTGTCACAACGCGGGCCGCGGTCCGCACCTCCACGTCCACCAGACGCTGGACCGGGTACGCCGTGCTCTTGACTTCCGCATCCTGCGTCGCCGCCGTGGTCGCCTCGGACCCGGTCCGCAGCCACGCGTCGATCGCCTCCTGGTCCTCCGGGGCCACCGAGACCGTCGCGGTAACCTGCACCGAGCCGCCGGCCGGGATTTCAAGTCCGGAGAGCTTCCAGCCGCAGTCAACGTCCAGGCCGGTCACCGACCCCTGGTTCCGGTTCACCTCGGCTCCGTCCCACGTGACGGCCGGGCAGTCATCCCCTTCGGCCAGGCCCGGGACGACTTCAAGGAAATCTCCGGACAGCGGAGCCTTCTGGGCCGCGTACCCGACCGTCAAGCGGGTCTCACCGGAGGACGGTTCGAAGGAGGCATCCCGGGAAATTGTCAGGCCGGTGGGCAGAGTGACATCCTGCAGCCGCGATGAGAGCCGTTCCCCGGCAGCCGCGCCCTCGTCCTTTGGACCATCTTCAGGGGTAAGGACAACGAACCCTACGATCATCGCCACAATCAACAGCACCCCGCCTCCGCCCAGAAGAAGGGCTTTGCGGGTCCGCCAGAACGGGGTGGCGGCGGCCTCCTCGGCGCCGGTCTCGGTCAGGGGGCGTATCTCGCGGCGCGGCATGGCGCGCACCATGGTCGCGCTGCCCGCCTCCCCGAGCTCCGGTACTGCCAGGTCCTCGTCCGACGGCGGCGCGGCTGCCAGATCGGTGAGCTCGGCGTCGGTAAAGGCGCCGCGGACCATGGTGGCGGGCCGTTCGACGTCGTCGAATTCCGCCGGGGCCTCACCGCGGTCCATCGGAGCGTTCCCGGCAAGCCGGGGTGCAAGACGCCGGAGCGTTGCCCCGGCTTCGGCCGCCGTCGGACGCCGGGCGGGATCCTTGGCCAGCAGGGTATCCAGAACCTGCCACACGTCGTCGTCCACCGGAATCCGCGGCGGGCGGGAGGACACATGGCGGTACGCGATGGTGAAGTCCGTGCCCGGTCCGGCGAAAGGCGTCCGTCCGGCAAGGAGTTCGTAGAGCAGGACACCGGTGGAGTACACATCGCCGGCCGGGCCCGATCTGCCGGAGGTGATGAGTTCAGGCGGCATGTACTGGGGCGTGCCGATGAGGCCGGTGGTTTGGCGGATGCGTTCACCGACGACGTCGGCGATGCCGAAGTCGGAGACCCGGACGTCGCCGGGAGCCCACTGCGTCCACGGGCGGGTGAGGAGTACATTGTCGGGCTTGATGTCGCGGTGCGTCACACCCCGGGAATGGGCGAAGGACAGGGCGTCGAACACTTCGGCAGCGACGTTCAGTGCATCTGCGGGGGGCAGCGGACCAATGTTCGCAACGGCGTCGCGCAGTGAGCCGCCGGCAACGTAGTCCATAACGATGGCCAGCCGCGCACCCTCAACGACCATGTCCCGCACTGTAACGATGGCAGAGTTCTGCAGCTCGAGCAGCACGGACCGCTCACGGACAAACCGCTCCACGAGCGAGGGATCGTCGGCGTGTTCCGGCCGCAGGACCTTGGCGGCATACGTCTGGCCATCGACGGAGGTGACGGTCCAGACTTCGCCGACGGCGCCGGAGCCCACCCGCTCGCCGAAGCGGTACGACGCTCCAAGCGCCTGCCCCGTCTGTGCGAATTGCATACCGTACTCCCCAACGCCGTTGATCTGATTTTCCCGAGACTCTCTGCAGGTCTCACTGCATCCTAGGCGGTCACCGCCCCGGAACCGCTCTCCGGGCTGATCGACTGGATCAGCGCTACTTGCCCGCCCACCCCGATGTAGCCGCGGCCGGTGGTCAGGGCTACCGGCGCCTTGCGGGGGAGCGTGGTCCCCAGCAGTTCACCGTCATAATCCACATCCGGCTGCAACAGCACGCCAAGGCGGGATTTCCGAAGCGTTTTGGTCCAGTGGCTGTACAGGCTTCTGAGGTCGGCCGACCTGCCCGCCGCGATGACGCACACGCCGGGCTGTCCGGAAGCGACCAGTCCCGTAATGGACTGATCGGCGTCGTCAATACGCTCGGCGTCGTCAATCAGCAGGAATACCGGGGCGCGCTCAAGCCGCAGGGAAGCCAGCAGGGCCGGCACCTCGTCGGCGCCCACCGCTACCCGGTCGAGATCCGCGGTGGCCAGCGGCGAGCGACGGTCGCAGATACCCCAGACCTGCGCCGGTCCCTGGGAGGTGGCCGCTCCCTGCAGGGCAGCGGCCAGGGCGAGCAGCAATGTTGACTTACCGGACCGGGCAGAGCCGGCGATCAGTACGTGCTCGCCCTCGTAGACTTCCAGATACGCGGGGGCGAAGTCCGTTTCCCGGATACCGACCGGGAGGAGCCAGGGCTCGGAATCCAGCCGCGGCGCCACCCCCAGCTCCGAGAGGGTGACGTTGCCGGGCAGGCGGCGGATCGCCGGGGTCTTGGCCGGGGCTTCGGCCCAGCTCTGCCGCACCATGTCGACGGAGGCTTCGACGCCGATCCCGGGGGTGGCCACATGCATCTGCAGTGCCGTGCGGGGATCCACGCAGCGGCCCGGAAGCTCGGCGGGGATCTGCTTGCCCCGGACACCGAGCGAGGAATAGTCGTAAGTGTCCGCCAGCCGGAAAAGCCACCGCTGCAGGGTCACTTCGTTCATGGCTGTGGGGATGGCCTTGGCCCGGGTGGTGGAGACCGCGAAGGACAGTCCGAGGGCGGGACCGTCCGCGTAGGCGCGGTACAGCAGGTCCAGCAGCTGCTGGCCTTCATAGTCCTGGAATTCGTCGCGGAGCGAGGCCAGGCCGTCGAGCAGCACCACCGTGCGGCGATGCCCGTCCGGGTCCGCGCGGCGGCGTTCCAGTTCCGTGCTCAGGTGCCGCAGGAAGCGGGCCTGCTGCTCCTTGGCGCCGCCTCCGGTCCCCACATACGCCACGGTGTGGGGCAGGCGTGCCAGTGGTTCGAGTCCGCGGGAACCCATGTCCAGGATCATCAGGTCCACGTCTGCCGGATCGGTGTCCTTGGCCAGGGCAAGGGCAATCGACGCCAGCGTGGTGGTGGTGCCGGAGCCGGCCACGCCCATCAGCATCAGGTTTCCGATGGACATGTCCCATCCGGCCGCGGACTGGCGCTGCAGTTCCGGTTCGTCCATCAGCGTCACCATGACGGTGGAACCGCGGACGCCGCCCACCCGCGGCAGGATCCGGGCGGCGGGGTCGGCGTGTGCTTCGGGTTCTTCGGCGTTTTCGGCGTCCTCCGGTTCGGCCCGGAAGCCCTCCAGTTCCACCCGCTGACCCAGCGCCTCCGGCCAGACCTGCCGCGGCGGGGCGTACCCTGCTTCACTGTTGGCTTCGACAACGGCCTCGATCAGGAGGTCCAGGTCATTCTCATCGGAAACCTCGGACCGGGGCGGTGCCGCTGCAGGAGCGGGGACGCCGAACTGGCGGATTTCACGCACATCCACCGAGGCTCCGCCGCCGAGCTGGGCCCGGCCGGTCACGAGCGCCGTCTGTACGGGCGAGATGTCGTCCTGGCCCAGCTTCACGAAGGCGCGGCCCATCTGCGCGCGTCCGATCGCGGATGCGGCGGGCACACCGATGACGTTGTTGGAGTCCTCGCGGCTCTGCACGCGCAGGGCCACCCGGAGGTTCGTGTTGGCGAGGATGTCGTCATTGACGACGCCGGCCGGGCGCTGGGTTGCCAGGATCATGTGCACGCCCAGGGTTCGGCCCACGGCGCCCACACTGACGAGGGCCTTGAGGACGTCGGGGAAGTCCTTGGCCAGCATCGCGAACTCGTCGATCACGAGGAGCAGCCGGGGCATGGGTTCGGCCGGGTTCGTGGCCAGATAGGCGTTCAGGTTGTCGATGCCCTCGCCTGCCGCGGCAAACACCCGCTGGCGGCGCTCCATTTCCGCTTCCAGGGCCAGCAGCGCGCGGTCGGCGAGCTGCTCGTCCAGGTTGGAGATGGTGCCGATCGTGTGCGGAAGGCGTTCGCAGGCCTTGAAGGCGGCCCCGCCCTTGAAGTCGATGAGGATGAAGTTCAGGCGCGTCGGGTCGTTGCGTGCCGCGAGGCCGGCCACCAGGGAACGCAGGAACTCGGACTTGCCGGAGCCGGTGGTTCCACCGACCAGCCCGTGCGGGCCGTCCTTGACCAGATCCAGGCTGAGATCGCCGTTCTCGCCGGTACCGATGGGGGTGGAGATTCCCGTGGAGGCCTGCCACAGCTGACGGATGGTGGCCGGGTCCGGACGGTCGTAGCCCAGCAGTGCCGGAAGCCGCACGAGCGAGGGCAGCGACGCCCCCGGGACGCTCAGTTCCGGATCCTCAAAGTGGGCCACGCGCATGGCGCAGCGCAGCGCTTCCTCGCGGTCCAGGCCGCCCAGGATGATGTCCTCCACCCGCGTCAGGTCCTCCGGCTGCTCCAGCGTGGCCGCGGAGTCCTCACCCACCCGGATGATCGTGGTGCAGGAAGCCGGCAGCTGCTCTTCCGACGTGGCGATCACGATGCCGGCCACCCGGGAGGACTGCTGCTGCGAGCTGAAGCGCGACCCCTGCTCCGAGCGGCCCATGCCGAGCAGTGCGCGTGCCGGCGCGTCCCGGCCCTCGGTCAGGACTTCGGAGTCCAGGACCACCAGCAGCGCCGGCGTCGGCAGCTCCTCGACTGTGTCCTTGAGCGCGCGCAGCATGGCGACGCTTGACTCGCGGTGCGCGGACATCCAGCGCTGGCCGGTGCTGCTGCCTGCCTGGCGTGTGTGGGGCAGCCATGATGCCCATTCCCACTCATCGGCGCGGCCGGCGTCGCAGAAGACGCCGATGGTCAGGTCAGCCGGGCCCACGTGGACGGCGGCCTGGGCCAGCAGGGACCGGGCGAGGGCCAGTGCCCCCTCCCGGGGGCCGACCATGCCCACCACACCCGCGTTGGTCAGGTCCACGAGCACGGGTGCGGCAAGCAGCCGCGCGGCAGCGAGGGAGTCCTTGACCTTCGGATCGAGCCGGGGCGCTGCGTTCCGGTCCACCTCGGGTTTCCACGGGACGTCGCCGGTGCCGGCGTGCAGGGCCAGGAAATCATCCGACTCGGCACGGCGCTGCCACAGGGAGGTGGCCGGAAGGGCGGGGCGCCGCAGCACCGTGGCCGGATCGGGAATCATCCGGTGGCGCCGGGCGGTCTCCGCCTCGGCGGCCGTGCGGATCTGCTGTTCGAACTCCTCGACTGCCCCGTTGAAACGCTCTTCCTCTTCCTTGACGCCGCGGTCATGGCGGCGCTTCTGTTCGAACCACATTCCGATAGCCATGACCGGGCTCAGCAGGGCGAACATGGCGAAGCGCATGCTTCCCAGGACCATGACCATCGCGCCCGCCATCACCAGCGGTGCCAGCACGGTGATGTAGCTGAACTTGTTGGCCGGGGGTACGTCCCTGCGAGTCGGCGGAATCAGGGAGTCACCCTCCGGTGCCTTCCCGGGACGGGGCGGTCGGTTGAAAGGGGCCGTTCCCGCCGGGGTGAGGTTGTGCAGGGTGCCGGGTGCCGGTGCGGGACTCTCCTCCAGGGACTTCCGCAGCAGAAGTACCGTGCCGCCGGCCGTGATCGTGGCGGTGTCCTCGACCAGGATCCCGTCTTCGCCGGTCTTTTCACCGTTGACCAGCGTGCCGTTGGTAGAGCCGCAGTCCAAGACCCGCAGTCCCTCGTCCTCCCGGCGCAGGCGGCAGTGGTCCCAGGACGCACTGTCTGCGGGAAGAGTGAGGTCTGCGTGGGGCGAGCGTCCAATGAGCATCTCGCGCCCCTGCGGCACTTCGATCACGCTGCCGGCCCGCTGGCCTCCGGCGAGCGTCACGCTCCAGCCCCGCAGGCGTGTAGGCACAGGCCAGGGTGCCCGTGAGATGCGGCTGCCCTCCAGGAGGACCAGTTCAGAGACGGGTGTGGAGGCGCGCACCTCCGACTCGTCAATGAACACTGCCTCGCCGGACTCAAGGCGGGGTCCGCCGGCCTTCTCCACCAGATCCGCCAGTGTGGTGGCCGGCGCAGCGTGCGCGACCTCGCACTCGAAGCGGCTCTCGTCCAAATCGATCAGCAGACGCACCGGGGCGGTCCTTCCATGTGGAACAGTGACCCGTCCGTTGAGGAGACGGGACAGGATGGTTACGGAGTTGCCGGAGCAGGTACCCAGACGAGGCGGGGAGCCTCTTCATCGGCCGGCCGCAGCCCCAGGTCCTGGGGAGAGGCGTAGGCCGGGACGGCCTCAACGGCCAGTGCGTTGGACTGAGAGAAGTTCAGTGCGGGACCTCCCATGCCTTCGCCCGGGCCGAAGGACATGGTGCGCAGCATGGCACTCACTTCTGCCGGATCCCCGCTTTCGGCGGTGGCGGCTGCACGCACGAGGGCGACGACGGCGTCGTGGCTGGCGGTGTCCGCTGCCCAGGCATCCCCCGAGAACGGGGCATCAACGGTCAGGTTGTGGACCGTGGACTCGCCGGCGGCCAGACGCACTGCGGACAGGAAGGCGGACATTCCGCGCCCCTGCGCGTCCTGCTGCAGGGCGGTGCCGTCGCCGCCGGCCGGGGCAACCGTGACCAGCTGTCCGGAGGCGGTTCCATCCAGCTCGGCAAGCGCGGTGGCAAAAGCCGGGGCGCTCGCTCCGTCCGGAAGGACCAGGGGGACGGAAACGTTGCGGGACTGCAGTGCCTGGACCAGCCGTGCCAGCCGCTGGGGCGTGGCAGCCGAAACGACCACCGCATCCGCAGGTTCGGCAACATTCATGGCCTCGGTGCCTTCGGGAGCATCCTCGGCCAGAGGGAGCGGCTGGTCGCCGGTCTGGACGGCAGCCGCCTGGGCCAGGGCCATGAGGTCCTCGAAATCCCCGGCGTTGAACGTCTGCGTTGGCTGCACCGATGCGGGGACGGGGCCGCCGTCGTTCACAAGCAGCACCCGGGTCTTCCCGGCCAGTGCGGCACCCAGCGCACCCTCGACGGAAGCGGCGGAAGGCTTCGTGGTCCAGGTGGAAGGTGCCGGGTCCACCGGTTCGGCGTACGGCAGGATCACGGGGAGGTTGAGTTCCTCGGCAGCCTTCGCCGCAGCCACGGCCTGCGGCCCGGTGCTGGCCACCACAATGCCGGACACTCCCTGGTCGGCAAGCGCACGGACCGCGGCGCGTGCGCCGTCTTCGGTTCCGCTGTCATTCTGGGTCGGGAGGGCGACGTCGGCGCCGTCCTGGGCGAAGCGATGGGCGGCGACGACGGCGCCCTGCGCCGCGCGGTTGTACTCGGAGCCGGGCTCGCCGGAGGATCCGAACGTCATCACGACGCCGATGGAGAAGTTCTCCGGCAGGCCCTCGGCATCCAGCGCCACGGGAACCGTGGCGGCCACCGGGTCCGGCTTGGCCACCTCCTTGGGACGGTGCAGCGTGGTGGCCAGCACGATCGCCGCTGCGGCAATCACCACCACCCCGGCAATGATCAGGGTCAGGAGCTTGGTCCGGGAGTTCATTCGCCGCCGCCGATCGTCAGCGTGTACAGGGTCTGCGAAGTTGCCCCGTTGGGCACTTCGAGGTGGAAGGCCGGCAGTTCGTCGACGGCCGAAAGCGAGGCCTTGAACTGTGCCTGGCGCAGCAGCAGCCCCGCCACGTCCTGGGACCGGATGTTGGCGTACCCCTCGGCGTTCTGCGCGGCCAGGGCCAGCTGGTAGTCGGCGGTGTCGGCTTTGGCGGCGTTGGTGGCCATGGAGCCGAGCAGGCCGGAGCCGTTCACGGTGCGGTCGCCCAGGTCCAGCATCACCTTGTTCAGGCTGGCGGACAGCAGGGCGTTGGCGCCTTCAACGTCGCGGGTGGAGCCTGTTGTGCGGGACGCGATGCTTGCCAGCGCGGATTCGGTGCTCTCGGACAGGGCCGCGGCCAGGGCCTCGCCTTCCTCGTTCAGCTCGCCGCGCTGCTTGTCCACGGTTCCCTTGGCGTCCTTGACGACGTCGTCGGAGGTGGACTTCAGGCCGGAAATGGAGCGGTTGAAGGCGGTGGTGACGGACTCGGTGCTTTCGTCGCCAACATCGGAAATTTGACGAACCTGCAGGCCGACAGCCGTCTTAACCGCTTCGACGGTTTTGCCCTCAACATCACCGAGAGAATCCTCGATACTGGATGCCAGCTCGCTTTGCTTAGCTACCAACTTCGAGAGTGCTCCGCCAACTTCTGCTGAGGATTCCGTTGCGGCGCTGAGTGCGTCTCGCAGGACCACCAGTTCATTCCTCGTGCCCGCAATGTCGTTAGTAGCGGACGTGTCAAGATTTCTCACGGCATTAACGACTAACTGCAGCTTGGTATCGATGCTGTCCTCACTGTCACCGTCAATTGCCTCCTCCAGGGCCTCGAAGGCCCGGGTGATCTCTTGATCTGCGACCGTAATGTCTCCGGTTTCGACAACTTCGTTCCAGTCGGCAGCCTGGTCATTCAAGCGTGCGTCCATGGGCGCCTCAAACCCCCCGGGAGGAGGGAGCAGTGTGTCCACCGGGTTCGCCGGCTCTGTCGGGTTCGCCGGCTCTGTCGGGTCCGCCGTCTCCTCAGACGGACAGGGAACTGACGTGAGGTAAGAGCGCAGCTGGTTCGTCTGCCGACGCGACAGCTCGCCTCTACCCGGCGTCTCACCGTCTTTAACCATCACCTCGCACAGCTGATCGGCAAGTGCTTGGTTCTGATCCGTCATCGAACGCCTCCGCCCCTCGCCGTCATCCACCTGCTGACCCGAGGCCTCAGCAATTTCCCGTGTGGTGGCCAGCTTTTCTCTTAGGCCGTCAATGCTGCTGCGTGCAGTATTAGATGCTTCGCGTGTTTTAGCGACGGATGCCTGAGCGGAGTCGATGGCGTCGGTCACACGTTTCAGCTCTTCTTTATAACTGCCCGTCGGTTCAGCGCCTGCAATTATGGCGTCGAGCTCGACGAGTGCTTCCTGTAGTTTTTTAGTTCCGCCATTCTGGTCTTCAGCTGCTTGCTTGAGTTCCAGACCCCGGACTTCTGCTAGGAGATGTTCGCCCTCCTCGACAAAGCCAGCCAGCGCTCCGGTAACCACGGCGACGGAACTGAAGAGAGAGCATGTCATCGAAATTGATTTCTGATCGTCCGCTTCCGCCTCTTTCGTTTCCGCAGCACATACGTCCGGCGCGGGGTTTTCCGGGCCGATGGCGGTTATAAGTTCACCGGCCACGAAGTTGCGGCAGTCCGCGCTCACGGTCGCGTAGGCGTCGAGCTGCGAGGCCATGGTCAGAATGCTGCCGTAAACGCTCGCGGACTGCTGCGGCTTGGCTACCTCAGCCACACAACCGTCGCCGGTGATCGTGACCGTGGGAGGCACGGCGGTGGTGTCGCCCAGCATGGAGTCCACGGCGGCGACGGTCTGCTGCAGCTGGGACATTGTGACGGACTGCGTGCCCTTGGTGGCGGTTTCCAGGTCGCTGCCCAGGACCGTCAGCTGGTCTTTCAGGCCTGTCATGGTTGATGCCAGGGACTCGGAGTTGTTGCTGAGTTCCTCGGCGGTCCTGACACCCAGGGTCTGCGACGTTTCCTGCAGGTTCCTGCGGACTTCGGTGATGGTGGAGCCGGCCTTGATCAGGACGATGTTGACGTCGGCCACGAGATCGATGGTGCGGCGCTGCAGCTCCATTTCGGAGCCGGCTCCGGAGGAGAAGGCACCGGCAACCACGCCGTCGGCGGTCATGTCCGTGTTGAGGCCGGGCTGGACCGCCACTTCAATGGCGGGAACCTGGAAGTTTTTGACGTCGGCAACGAGACGCAGTGTGGCGCTCGCACCGGAACGGGGCGGCGCCAGCACGGTGGCCCACTGCACCACGGTTGCGCCGTCCTCGGTGCTGCTCAGGACGCCGTTGGTGCCGGTTGTACCGTCAGCGGAACCGGGAGTGACGTCGTCGGCCCGTACCCCAGGCAGCGTGGTGGACGCAGCTACGGTCAGCGGTGCGCCCACGAGGGCGGTTTCGGAGTGTTTCCGGCCCGCGGCGTCGTAGTCGATGACCTGCGGCTTGACCGTGAGGTTCTCCAGCGTGAGGTCGATTTCGACCGGCCCGGAGTGGCCCTCGAGCTCGGCAAGGTCGGAGCCGGACTTATCGCCGGCGCGGTACTGCAGGCTTACCCGAACCGGCAATTCACCCACCGTCTCGTCGGTGTTGTACTGCGCATCCTCGGCGGAGGAGGTGCCGTCCGCCGCGACGGAGATGGTGGTGCCTTCGATGGTCTCCACACCGGCAGCGTTGGACAGGTCCACCCGCACGTTCTGCAGGAGTTTGACGGGGTTGGATACCGGCTCCGGCTCAGGTTCCTGGGTGCAGGACGTGGTGGCGAACAATCCAATGGCAACAAGAACGGCGCCTAGCCGCCTGCGGGATGCAACGCTGCGCCCCGGGTTATGCATGAGTGTATTAGGTCGTCTAGGCATGGTGAATCGTCCCCCTGTTGCGTTCGCTGTGCCTTGAGCATCATAAGGGGTAAAACGGTGAAAATTCGCTACCCATTTTTAATGGGCTCCTGAAGGGTCTAGATCCCCCGAAAAACAGCGCCGATTATCT is a genomic window containing:
- a CDS encoding GAF and ANTAR domain-containing protein, coding for MAETGASAQDATAPWETRPGRSAEDRKSTADDLDLFLVERLQDLTLSSVTVQEFLHELAALTAKAFSIPASPVECAMTITRDHKPVRAAFSGAPSGSLDDLQYDFTEGPCLTAIHERTLVHIPDLHREKRWEQYAGVLEQAGMRSVLVLPLDLETDGVATLSLYSARAGHFDTATVEQIQDFARRITKPVRLAARLAAGGEHSADLRAAMDSRTVIDLAVGIVMAQNRCSQDEAFTMLVSASGSRNIKLRQIAERVVGSVSETEAQTHFRQ
- a CDS encoding type 1 periplasmic-binding domain-containing protein; the protein is MNSRTKLLTLIIAGVVVIAAAAIVLATTLHRPKEVAKPDPVAATVPVALDAEGLPENFSIGVVMTFGSSGEPGSEYNRAAQGAVVAAHRFAQDGADVALPTQNDSGTEDGARAAVRALADQGVSGIVVASTGPQAVAAAKAAEELNLPVILPYAEPVDPAPSTWTTKPSAASVEGALGAALAGKTRVLLVNDGGPVPASVQPTQTFNAGDFEDLMALAQAAAVQTGDQPLPLAEDAPEGTEAMNVAEPADAVVVSAATPQRLARLVQALQSRNVSVPLVLPDGASAPAFATALAELDGTASGQLVTVAPAGGDGTALQQDAQGRGMSAFLSAVRLAAGESTVHNLTVDAPFSGDAWAADTASHDAVVALVRAAATAESGDPAEVSAMLRTMSFGPGEGMGGPALNFSQSNALAVEAVPAYASPQDLGLRPADEEAPRLVWVPAPATP
- a CDS encoding serine/threonine-protein kinase — its product is MQFAQTGQALGASYRFGERVGSGAVGEVWTVTSVDGQTYAAKVLRPEHADDPSLVERFVRERSVLLELQNSAIVTVRDMVVEGARLAIVMDYVAGGSLRDAVANIGPLPPADALNVAAEVFDALSFAHSRGVTHRDIKPDNVLLTRPWTQWAPGDVRVSDFGIADVVGERIRQTTGLIGTPQYMPPELITSGRSGPAGDVYSTGVLLYELLAGRTPFAGPGTDFTIAYRHVSSRPPRIPVDDDVWQVLDTLLAKDPARRPTAAEAGATLRRLAPRLAGNAPMDRGEAPAEFDDVERPATMVRGAFTDAELTDLAAAPPSDEDLAVPELGEAGSATMVRAMPRREIRPLTETGAEEAAATPFWRTRKALLLGGGGVLLIVAMIVGFVVLTPEDGPKDEGAAAGERLSSRLQDVTLPTGLTISRDASFEPSSGETRLTVGYAAQKAPLSGDFLEVVPGLAEGDDCPAVTWDGAEVNRNQGSVTGLDVDCGWKLSGLEIPAGGSVQVTATVSVAPEDQEAIDAWLRTGSEATTAATQDAEVKSTAYPVQRLVDVEVRTAARVVTPSPLTITLVPVWASGADDLNPLYVSPATGQPSQMLTAVTGGEEGLRFSDGCGGALAVDGTGLTVTALQISPQCTVRASVGNFTELQSQSFAITSRENAGN
- a CDS encoding FtsK/SpoIIIE domain-containing protein, encoding MRLLIDLDESRFECEVAHAAPATTLADLVEKAGGPRLESGEAVFIDESEVRASTPVSELVLLEGSRISRAPWPVPTRLRGWSVTLAGGQRAGSVIEVPQGREMLIGRSPHADLTLPADSASWDHCRLRREDEGLRVLDCGSTNGTLVNGEKTGEDGILVEDTATITAGGTVLLLRKSLEESPAPAPGTLHNLTPAGTAPFNRPPRPGKAPEGDSLIPPTRRDVPPANKFSYITVLAPLVMAGAMVMVLGSMRFAMFALLSPVMAIGMWFEQKRRHDRGVKEEEERFNGAVEEFEQQIRTAAEAETARRHRMIPDPATVLRRPALPATSLWQRRAESDDFLALHAGTGDVPWKPEVDRNAAPRLDPKVKDSLAAARLLAAPVLVDLTNAGVVGMVGPREGALALARSLLAQAAVHVGPADLTIGVFCDAGRADEWEWASWLPHTRQAGSSTGQRWMSAHRESSVAMLRALKDTVEELPTPALLVVLDSEVLTEGRDAPARALLGMGRSEQGSRFSSQQQSSRVAGIVIATSEEQLPASCTTIIRVGEDSAATLEQPEDLTRVEDIILGGLDREEALRCAMRVAHFEDPELSVPGASLPSLVRLPALLGYDRPDPATIRQLWQASTGISTPIGTGENGDLSLDLVKDGPHGLVGGTTGSGKSEFLRSLVAGLAARNDPTRLNFILIDFKGGAAFKACERLPHTIGTISNLDEQLADRALLALEAEMERRQRVFAAAGEGIDNLNAYLATNPAEPMPRLLLVIDEFAMLAKDFPDVLKALVSVGAVGRTLGVHMILATQRPAGVVNDDILANTNLRVALRVQSREDSNNVIGVPAASAIGRAQMGRAFVKLGQDDISPVQTALVTGRAQLGGGASVDVREIRQFGVPAPAAAPPRSEVSDENDLDLLIEAVVEANSEAGYAPPRQVWPEALGQRVELEGFRAEPEDAENAEEPEAHADPAARILPRVGGVRGSTVMVTLMDEPELQRQSAAGWDMSIGNLMLMGVAGSGTTTTLASIALALAKDTDPADVDLMILDMGSRGLEPLARLPHTVAYVGTGGGAKEQQARFLRHLSTELERRRADPDGHRRTVVLLDGLASLRDEFQDYEGQQLLDLLYRAYADGPALGLSFAVSTTRAKAIPTAMNEVTLQRWLFRLADTYDYSSLGVRGKQIPAELPGRCVDPRTALQMHVATPGIGVEASVDMVRQSWAEAPAKTPAIRRLPGNVTLSELGVAPRLDSEPWLLPVGIRETDFAPAYLEVYEGEHVLIAGSARSGKSTLLLALAAALQGAATSQGPAQVWGICDRRSPLATADLDRVAVGADEVPALLASLRLERAPVFLLIDDAERIDDADQSITGLVASGQPGVCVIAAGRSADLRSLYSHWTKTLRKSRLGVLLQPDVDYDGELLGTTLPRKAPVALTTGRGYIGVGGQVALIQSISPESGSGAVTA